The DNA window AGTTTGTGTGTGCCGTGTGTTATTCTACGGCTTACTCTCAGAGGACCAGAAGATGCAGACGAATATTGAATACCAAATCAGTTTCATCTCCTCTGCAAGGAAATGTTTATTTCCTACTTTACATTAGCGCCACCTAGCGAACCGCCCATCTACATAGAGGAAGTGACGCAGTCGAATTCCAACCAATCAGTGATCGCGGCTCACAATTCGAACGTCAACTCgctcagagagacagagaaagagtcGGATATTTCATGATAAAATGGCTTATTTCGCTGCCTAAATAAGTCACAAACGCATGTTGTTGAAACGATATACAAACCAAATTGCCTGGACGTATCCACATGCCGGTAGGTTAAATTTTCACGTTGCTTTCAAATATAACGGCAGCTATTGAAGATAGCCTGTGGGAGTAACTAACGTTACGTAGTGTGCTAACTAGTTTAGCGTAGCACGTTAGCGTACTCTTTTGTTTTGGTAAAGATTTAGCATCATTATTCGCTAAACTGTGAACTAATCTAAGAGACTGAGCCATGGTGAAAGAACGGGCCCAGAAGAAGTCTTTCCAGCAGAGTCTGGAGGACATCAAGGACAggatgaaggagaagaggaacaaacGGCTGGCTAGTGCCTCGGCTCCCCGCAGAGGACGGTCCAGGATGATAAACAAAAGCAGTGGTAAGGAAACCTGAGCTTATCTTGCACGGCAACTATCAgtttgatttacatttaggaCTTATTCCACAATTATCGTAACTTAAATCATCAAGTATAGTATAATAATGTTGACTTAAAGGATGTATTTGTACTTTCCTAatccatgacacagacagaTTCAGAAGTGCAGAAGATGTGATTTTTGCCtcaaacaaatcaatcaatgacATCCCTCTTATGTTTTCTCCTAGTAACTAActccacacacaccatcctgaAGGATGTCCAACTGAACAACAAGGCGCTGGCCGTAGCTCTGCAagctgaaaaggaaaaagtgagGCAGTCTAATGTTGTGATCCTGCAACTGAAAAGGGAGCAACAGGCCCTGTTCCTGCACCTGCTTCTGCTCAAGAGGAAGCTCAAAGAGCAGGAAGCGCTGGCAGCGAGTGCTTCAGAGGTAATATTAGGAGACCTGTGGTCTGTTCTTGTTCTGGATTTTGTTCATCAGAGTAATCCAGATAACTCAGTAAACTGACTTTCTGGAATAGACGCTTGGATGTGGAGAGATTTAAAACAGAGCAGTGAAAATTTTTCTCATACTGATTTCACACTTAATGGGTCTATGCTGGGAAAGTATATTTTTCCTTGTTCCCCTCTATAGACAGATGATAACTCCTGTGTCAGCTGTCAAGCAGGGTACTTACTTACTAAACCTGGCTAACATGTAAATGATTTTGAAGTTCTGTTTGccattataaaaatatttgatttatttgtgtcTTGATTTAGACTAAACCTACAAACATCCTTGTTGAGCCCCAACGCAATGTGGATTCAtcaaggtgattttttttttttttttttttttttttttttttttttttttttataattaacaATTCACATAATATATAATGACATCCTTTATGCCTTGTTTGACTGTTAAGATCTGTTGCCTCTCATTCTATAGGAGAAAGCGAAGCGGCCAGAAACTTGATGAGCCCAATGCATGTGAAATCTCGCCAATTTGtgcaggtatacacacacacacacacacacacacactctctaatATTTCAGGTTAGTATTAGGTATTAGCCCATACAGTTAACATATTGTCACCTGAAATATTTTATTACCATTGACTTGCAGCTATGGTCATTTGATTACTACAGTATGGCAAAGTGCATTTTGGgatataaacacacatcactAATGTGTCATTATTTACTTAAAACATATAATCAGGAGGaaattgaaataataaatgaaactaAGGTTGAACACAAGAACAAACTAGAAATACACCTTTTTTTCTAAGTACACCTTTTCAATTGAGGTTATTCCTCAATTGAAAAGTATCCCTCCTGATTGATGAGCATCCTGTCCAGGCCATGATTTATATAGATAGCCAGGAAAGTTATTCTTTGACCAATCCACACTCAAATTTGAATATAGGCAGTTCTTCTGACCATCTAGTGTTTACCGGTATCTTCacagtattttattaaaacattgcATTCATCCTACAAAATTGAActattgtaataataatgttgattttgtctttttcctcacaGACCCTCAGCCCTCTAAAATGAATGGACAACGTGAATGCAACAAGCAGGTTACTTTGCCATCTACAGTGGGTGTGAGGCGCCGACATGCCGATAGAAGGAGCACAAGAAGGTCTGAACGTGTGCGAGACCAGAGGTCGTTTAGTGAGGGTGACCCTGTTGCTGGTTTGGGGGCTTTAATAGCAAGTCCTATTCGCAGTGACAGTAAAAaccaaaatcaaacacagcaaGTAGCAGAACCAGAAATTGTGGATCCAGTTGACAATGAAGAGTTTCAGCACTCTACCCCTGAACCTGTCCCACCCAAAAAAACCAACCAGCAGCAGACTAGCAGGAAACAAGCCCAGCAGCAACCCTGCACCAAACCAGAACCAGTTGCACGAAAACCCGAGAGAGGTCGCAAACCAGAGCGTGCCCCATTAAAGAAACCTTGGGAAAACCCCAAACCAAGAGCCCGCTCCAAGAGTCGGGACCGGTCCGCCACACGGGCCAAAACGGCAGCTTGTCCAACACAGGGAAATAAACTCAACACCTCGCTGGGATTTAACGACACGTTTGACTTCGACTGTGAAGAGACTGTCCACATCACACCATTCAGGGCCAAGGCTGAAGGCAATCAGCCAGCCACACCCATCAGCGAAGAGCCTCCACAGGCCCAAAAAGAATCTTCACCTGTggttttcaaaaataatgaattaagttcatcatcaccatcttcTGAGTCAGAGGACAGCCTTTATGTCCCACAGAAGACCAGGAGGAGACAGACCTCCcctgaaaagacaaagacaatcACCACTCGAAGAGGTCGGCCCTCTAAAGTAGCCaggcagaaagaaaacatcccTCCAAAACAGGAGATCTCTGGTGAgcattttgatttgtcattttgacCTCCAACTTCATGTTTTATTCCAATGGGATAAGATTACATACATGTAACTGGTTATAATGAAACAatttctttcactgtttttgttttttagtctaTAGAGA is part of the Thunnus albacares chromosome 19, fThuAlb1.1, whole genome shotgun sequence genome and encodes:
- the sgo1 gene encoding shugoshin 1 isoform X1 is translated as MVKERAQKKSFQQSLEDIKDRMKEKRNKRLASASAPRRGRSRMINKSSVTNSTHTILKDVQLNNKALAVALQAEKEKVRQSNVVILQLKREQQALFLHLLLLKRKLKEQEALAASASETKPTNILVEPQRNVDSSRRKRSGQKLDEPNACEISPICADPQPSKMNGQRECNKQVTLPSTVGVRRRHADRRSTRRSERVRDQRSFSEGDPVAGLGALIASPIRSDSKNQNQTQQVAEPEIVDPVDNEEFQHSTPEPVPPKKTNQQQTSRKQAQQQPCTKPEPVARKPERGRKPERAPLKKPWENPKPRARSKSRDRSATRAKTAACPTQGNKLNTSLGFNDTFDFDCEETVHITPFRAKAEGNQPATPISEEPPQAQKESSPVVFKNNELSSSSPSSESEDSLYVPQKTRRRQTSPEKTKTITTRRGRPSKVARQKENIPPKQEISVYRDDESSPNTAEPEKEEVHLDQSPDSSFSNSPDPARLGQENQHEPHREEIEEDCLPPVSPLVEAEMMRIDNVLSNFGDSSCEAPSLLPNQTPKRVKTCKKRGLGVRTAGRGLSLCDVTNMSPAAYRKFSCGGSRPSDARCSTPVPARKRRCTMVVDYKEPSLHAKLRRGDKFTDLQFLRSPVFKQKSGRRSVQKSRKSTNDQQPFEKYNESFVGCR
- the sgo1 gene encoding shugoshin 1 isoform X2, translated to MVKERAQKKSFQQSLEDIKDRMKEKRNKRLASASAPRRGRSRMINKSSVTNSTHTILKDVQLNNKALAVALQAEKEKVRQSNVVILQLKREQQALFLHLLLLKRKLKEQEALAASASETKPTNILVEPQRNVDSSRRKRSGQKLDEPNACEISPICADPQPSKMNGQRECNKQVTLPSTVGVRRRHADRRSTRRSERVRDQRSFSEGDPVAGLGALIASPIRSDSKNQNQTQQVAEPEIVDPVDNEEFQHSTPEPVPPKKTNQQQTSRKQAQQQPCTKPEPVARKPERGRKPERAPLKKPWENPKPRARSKSRDRSATRAKTAACPTQGNKLNTSLGFNDTFDFDCEETVHITPFRAKAEGNQPATPISEEPPQAQKESSPVVFKNNELSSSSPSSESEDSLYVPQKTRRRQTSPEKTKTITTRRGRPSKVARQKENIPPKQEISVYRDDESSPNTAEPEKEEVHLDQSPDSSFSNSPDPARLGQENQHEPHREEIEEDCLPPVSPLVEAEMMRIDNVLSNFGDSSCEAPSLLPNQTPKRVKTCKKPYRKFSCGGSRPSDARCSTPVPARKRRCTMVVDYKEPSLHAKLRRGDKFTDLQFLRSPVFKQKSGRRSVQKSRKSTNDQQPFEKYNESFVGCR